The Xenopus tropicalis strain Nigerian chromosome 1, UCB_Xtro_10.0, whole genome shotgun sequence DNA segment CCTGGTTTTATTTGAAgtaataatttttttcaggaatacataaataaatacattgtcaTTGCAAAAATCAAATCTAACAGTTTAGTTAAAAGAGATTTTGTTCTATTGTATTGGTTTATAAGGCACTTTTTCACATATATACATGACACTGGCTGCTTGTAGTGAAATTTAGGAATCAATGCTGGCAAGAAAATATAACTTAAATCTCCTAATTTGttgaaaatatatataccttTCTGATGGACCAGATTTAGAGTTAAAATGGGGACCTAAGACAATAGCAGAAACCTGGAGCCCCAGATTTATTGAAATACTTAATCAGGGATGTTCTAGCTGTGGCCCTCAAACTTTTAAAAGCCACGGGTTTGATATcactaataataaaaactaagaacaccatttattatgcaatgtTGGACTTTGTCTCTCTAGTGAGTGGTACCAGGGCAAAGCCTTTTCTACCCTGTGCTAATCTGGCCCTGGATTTAGTGAGGAAGCAAAAAGGCGAAATCACTGTGAATGTTAGGTTCTTAGCACAGAGATTTGCCTCTGCTGCCATGTATTATAGGCTCAAAGGTTTTTTTCTGCTATATTGGTTTTGATTGCTGGCTGTTTTTTGGCAGCCATACTCCCAGAGTACCACATTCCCTGCTGTCTTCTTGTAAGGGAATTATACTACAGAAAGGCAAATGGTGGAGATATAAAAGATGGTTGCCTCTAAAACTAAAAATCATTTGTATCACTATAAACAGGCTTATCTTTACTGTCTATCAATGTTAACTAAAATGCTAATGATAATAATGAAAATCAGACGGTGAAAGCAAGGCACATAAAACTAAGAAAAATGTTCCAAATGGGGAAGCTTCCATCCTGTGAAACATGTAAAAACACTAGGTTTTACTATTTACCCTCTGACCATTAGATTGCACCTCTGCAGGGGCATACTGAAGTGCTGCCGGGACCCCATGCAAGAGATCTTGGAAGGGGCCCGGCATACATTAAAAAAAGCTACACACCCCCCTCAATCTCCGCTTGCATGTGCGTGCCCACTGCCTTCCCGAGCAGGCACATGCTCTCAGAAGAAAGTACCTAGAGGATGCTGATCCTGTGGTCTGGGTCCCCCTGGTCccctgcggggtctgcttcctctatagttatgtcaCTGTGCCTCTGTCTGTTTTTTGGGACCATTACAAGTCAGTTAATTGTTATAGAATGTTTATTTCACCCCATGGTATTTTCTGCACCCATATAATGATGGACTACTAAATTCTTTCTAATACACCTTTTCCTTTTTAGGCCTGctttacctcctgtatcagtCGGTATATACATGTAATGTGTATGTTTGATGTGTATCCCCTTCTACACTTACATGTTAACAATAATTCtggacaaaaaggaaaaaaaactgcactcACTCACTCTGACTTCCCTGTATCCTTCATGGATTCTTTTACATTAACAAACTCATAAAATAACAACTGTTTTATTGATAATGTCAATGATAGTTTTGTCCAGAGGTAAGCACATTTAATTTACCTCATTGTGCTATTGTCTTTTATTGTTTAGAATAAAGACTATTGCTGCTAGGGTTAAAATCTTATTGAGTGATATTACAATAATAAACAGTAAGGATGTTTTGGTAATCGTATCCCCACAAACATGGTAAAAACTTTGGTTCTAGTTTTGTGCCTGAAGTTTTTACATGTAAATTAGCATAAAATATCTGTCTGGATGAGTGTGCGGTCCTTCTGAAATTAGAACCGGCTAACAAGTTGGCACAACACATTGGTAACATATCTGCCCTACAGGTCCTTGTTGTTCGCATTCATCAAATactaattattttcttaaatgtaTTCCCTTATTCATTTAAACTCCACATGTATCTGGAGGCTGCTGAGGAGATTCCTGTGCCTGTTGTTCTtcactggtgctgttttctgctggAGGAGGATCACATGGGGTGGGATTGGTCTCATCCACGATTTCAATTGCCTTTTCTTGATTCTCCTGCTCAGCTAAGTTTCCAGAAGGTTCCTCAGGGCAATCTGTAGGTTTTGTTTCCTCTGTTTGCTCACCTGGAATTTCTTCCACTTCCTGAGAGGAAGAATCCTGCTTAGTGTTATCATTAGTATCCCCTTTGTTGTCTTCTGTGGTGGTCTCTACTTGGGGATCCTTGGGTTCCTCTATTATTTTGTGTTCCTCTTTGCTGCTACCACCTTTAGTGGGGGATTTTAAGTTCTGGGCAGCATTAAGGATGTCAGCCTGAAGCTGTTTACTGGAGTCTACAACTTCTTCAGCCTTAGCATCCTGAGCTTTCTCTGGAATTTCATTAAACGCCTTTGCCCCACCAGATTTATCATTGTGATTGACATACTCCTTCTGTGAGAATGAAGAAGGGTAGTAGGCTGATGCCTTGTGTTTGTGGCTCATAATTATAGCACCACACACTACAAATATCAGCAGAATGATTAAGGTACCAACCACAATGGCAAGCAACATGTATTCTTTTAGGAACTTTGTTATTCTGTCAAATATATTAACATGGTTTGATGTTCCATTAGAAAACGACCCTGGACCTTCTGTTGTAAGATTGATAAGATCATGGCTCTGAGTCAAGCCTTCTCCATCTCCACTCCCTGCTGGTAAGTCTGAATAAGATGTTGTATGTCTTGCTAGGCACAAGGGGCATGTTATTATAAGGAACACACAGACGTTTGTAAGGAATGCCATACTTATTCAGCAGATCTCCTTTTCTTATCTTTGATTCTGTTAAAAAACACAAACGTAGAGCATGTCAGTTGGGGGTATATCCCTGGGCTTACTGGGAAAGTTTTGGAGTGGAACAAAACATTTTGAAAGcctatttgtgtgacaaaataaaatGTGCTCATTTCTGGAGATGTAATTAGATGCAATTACTTATTTAACATGACATTGAGGTTTTAGTCCAGGAGATTCCATTACAAACTTGGATACTTTATTGCAAATCTATATTTAAGTTTAAGAACTGAAGTTTACTCTCCAAAGCTATAAAGGGGCCCCTtggtataaaaatatttataaaccaacagtgtgggactggcccacagggataccaggaaaactcccagttggcccaggtgtcagggtGCCCTCctacttctaaccatttggcctaattcatggtcatttcctatttctctatgggaacaaatcaactaaatataaagaagaatagattatagtacgtaaagaaaaaaaactagcaaaatatagaggttgagtgagaagtggataAAAAATTGTTTGAagtgtgggcccatggtctaaggttttctagtggccccctggcatcccagtccgacgcTGTATAGCAACAAAGGATagattctataaaaaaaaacagtaggtagatattttttaattactgtaataCTACCTAGCATTGACTGATGTTGCTGTTAGTAGAGATGGTGGAGCTGAAATTCAGCAGCTGGTGGAGACTGGGTGCCCTGATTTACATTATTTTTCCCCCTTGGATTGAAGCCCCAGCCTTCCTGCAGTGCCCAGTCCCCCAGCCCTATTGCCCCACTCCAGCTTCACTGAAACATATTCTGTGTCTgcacatacaaaagaaaaaatacatctgATCACTAAATCAAGCACAATAATGTAACAGCATTCCCGTTTTTGTATATTTCAACCCCCAGCATCCTTAACTAACTAACAGTTAGGCAAGGGTGGCCTGGAATTCACAACAGCTGGAGTTCCACAACTTTGACATCACAAGGAATGGGGGAAAACTCACAAGAGAAAGGAATTTCTATCATTCATTCCTATGTCATGCTAGTAAAATCACATAGAAAGATGTTACAATGTATGATCTCTTCTTTGGGGAAACTTGAGACCTTTTCCATTTGTGGCCTCTAGTTACCTACCAGAGCAGTTTATGCCAGACATAATAAGATGAAACAGAGTTGAACAGTGCATTGATTTTTTCCAGAAACCCCACTGGCTTTCCTTGCAAACATACAGAATCAAATCCTGCCTGCGTATccttcccaaccccccccccccccccaaccctcttAAAACTTTAGCAACCAAGCACATCTGGCCTATGTCTGCCTCTTTGTTGCACACTTCTGTCCCTAGGGACCTCTGTACCCAGTCACACTGGTCTGCTTGGAGAAAATGTTTTACATCTGGAGGCAAAATTGACATGGGATTTCATTTTCAGTCTAGGCGATCCTTTTATTCCTGGTATATTATTACAATTAAGAAAAAAGTCTTAAAACCACAGAATTGTGACATtgattttctatttgtttttgccatcaatatgaaAATGCCTCTTAATAATCAGCTGGTTACAGTTCCTTTCTGATTTATCTCAGTGCCACAAGTTGTTACTTTATGATGCCATGTGATCCAATGAAAATACATTTCTCATCATTCCCATACCAAGATAAATCAAGTTAAATCAAGTAACATCATGCAACATTTGGCATGGTTATTTCAATAATAATTTAACACAACTAAACAGGTAACTAAATCTCACTTACACAGTGGAACATAATATAAATGGAGAGTTGTATGAAGGTATTAGGAATAAACAAGCAAAACTGTGGGGGATCATAATTTTCCAGTAAAACCCATATATGTCAGAAACTTCCATGTAATTTATCTGTGCATTACAATCAGAGCAGCCTGCAAGTAACAGTTCGCTTATGACTTGTCATGCATAGGCAGTATAACAAACACttaataacagtatatatataatatatataatttctgtaaGGCTTGAGATGTATTGTAGATAGCTAGAGGAGGGGGGTGATTTAAGAACTTACTGTATTTTCCAGCCTTGCAATTTCCTGCTGCCTGTCTGCATTGATAGCCAGACTCCAACTCTGCCTTATGCAGACTGTTTTCATTAAAAGAGAGGGAAGAAGGGGGTTGGCTCAACCCTTAAAATAAAATCCCTCCTGCCTTTTCTGTGCATCCTTCTGGATCCATGGGCGGAATATTAACCCTAAAGGTATCAGGGAGGCATACATAAATTTCCatgcacgccccccccccccttaataaaCCAATAAACCAGGCGGATCACTTTGTGGTGTAGTGTCTTTTTTAT contains these protein-coding regions:
- the tmem119 gene encoding transmembrane protein 119, which codes for MAFLTNVCVFLIITCPLCLARHTTSYSDLPAGSGDGEGLTQSHDLINLTTEGPGSFSNGTSNHVNIFDRITKFLKEYMLLAIVVGTLIILLIFVVCGAIIMSHKHKASAYYPSSFSQKEYVNHNDKSGGAKAFNEIPEKAQDAKAEEVVDSSKQLQADILNAAQNLKSPTKGGSSKEEHKIIEEPKDPQVETTTEDNKGDTNDNTKQDSSSQEVEEIPGEQTEETKPTDCPEEPSGNLAEQENQEKAIEIVDETNPTPCDPPPAENSTSEEQQAQESPQQPPDTCGV